From Flavipsychrobacter sp., a single genomic window includes:
- a CDS encoding response regulator, which translates to MYKVIIIEDEMLGRQLLRSLLENYAEFNVVAECEDGFEGFKKIQELSPDLIFLDIQMPKLNGFEMLELLENPPAVIFTTAFDEYALKGFEANAIDYLLKPITRSRFDDAIQKSLSKLNTNTGTNIETLTENKMFEGFQRRIVVKDKGQIKIIPSQDILYIEANDDYIKVVTANGSFLKKSTLMNIEKNFDPKLFVRVHRSYIIPISQLSKIEPYGKDSHIALLHCGEKITVSKSGMTKLKEVLGW; encoded by the coding sequence ATGTATAAAGTAATCATTATAGAAGATGAAATGCTAGGCAGACAGCTATTGCGCTCTCTATTGGAAAACTATGCTGAATTTAATGTAGTAGCTGAATGTGAGGATGGATTTGAAGGGTTTAAAAAGATTCAAGAATTATCTCCAGACCTAATATTCCTAGACATTCAAATGCCTAAATTAAACGGGTTTGAAATGCTGGAATTACTAGAAAATCCTCCTGCAGTTATTTTCACTACGGCTTTTGATGAATATGCGCTAAAAGGGTTTGAAGCTAATGCAATTGATTATTTACTAAAACCTATCACAAGATCGCGTTTTGATGACGCTATACAAAAATCGCTTAGCAAACTAAACACCAATACTGGCACTAATATAGAAACGCTAACGGAAAATAAAATGTTTGAAGGGTTTCAGCGAAGAATAGTAGTAAAGGACAAAGGACAAATAAAGATCATCCCGTCTCAAGACATCCTCTACATTGAAGCTAATGATGACTACATCAAAGTAGTGACGGCAAATGGTAGTTTTTTGAAGAAATCAACCTTAATGAACATAGAAAAGAACTTCGACCCTAAGCTATTTGTTCGTGTACACCGTTCTTATATTATTCCTATCAGCCAGCTATCTAAAATAGAACCTTATGGTAAAGACAGCCATATTGCCCTACTCCATTGCGGAGAAAAGATTACGGTTAGTAAAAGTGGTATGACAAAACTAAAAGAGGTCTTAGGATGGTAA
- a CDS encoding histidine kinase, giving the protein MATRRTYNNWLLPSFSLFIVIMQFALLYCFYEQSFEFALTDSLISLVLLPLTILSVTIVINNYPTKVGILLYSIIIATVLSFIAEYINEFIIRIIVAPDDKELLTFLSYSMPIRYIAIWLLCAWTATYAALTKKNTALEKKLNEQSDANMLLREAELYKLRQQLQPHFLYNSLNSINALVYTSPDMAQEMTGKLSDFLRSSINKDAKENIPIKEELQYIQSYLDIEAIRFGNRLNIITKNDASETATIPPFLLQPILENAVKYGVYGNTGRINIEINITQKAHLLIITITNPHDVESKPHKGTGFGLKGIQRRLFLTYNRTDLLQTNAKDGIFETIIKIPQKDV; this is encoded by the coding sequence TTGGCTACAAGAAGAACATATAATAACTGGCTGCTACCATCTTTCTCATTATTCATTGTAATAATGCAATTTGCGCTGCTCTACTGTTTTTATGAGCAGAGTTTTGAGTTTGCATTAACAGATAGCCTTATATCACTAGTACTATTACCATTAACGATTCTTTCTGTTACAATAGTTATAAATAACTACCCCACTAAAGTTGGGATTCTACTCTATTCCATAATAATAGCTACGGTTCTTAGTTTTATTGCAGAATACATCAACGAATTTATCATTAGAATTATTGTAGCGCCTGATGATAAAGAACTACTCACCTTCTTGTCTTATTCTATGCCGATCAGGTATATAGCCATATGGCTACTATGTGCATGGACAGCTACTTATGCCGCACTTACAAAGAAAAACACGGCTCTTGAAAAAAAGTTAAATGAACAAAGTGATGCCAACATGCTCTTAAGAGAAGCTGAATTGTACAAACTTCGTCAACAACTTCAACCTCACTTTCTATATAATAGCCTTAACTCTATCAACGCACTAGTATATACCTCTCCTGACATGGCACAAGAGATGACGGGTAAACTATCAGACTTTTTACGTAGCTCTATTAACAAGGATGCTAAAGAGAATATCCCTATTAAAGAAGAGCTTCAATACATCCAATCATACTTAGATATAGAAGCCATACGCTTTGGCAACAGACTAAACATAATAACTAAAAACGATGCCAGCGAAACTGCCACAATACCGCCTTTTTTGTTACAACCTATTTTAGAAAATGCTGTAAAATATGGTGTATATGGCAATACCGGGCGTATCAATATTGAGATCAATATCACACAAAAAGCTCACCTTTTAATAATAACTATTACAAACCCCCATGATGTTGAGAGTAAGCCACATAAGGGGACAGGCTTCGGGCTAAAAGGAATACAAAGACGACTGTTTTTAACCTATAATAGAACAGACCTACTACAAACAAACGCTAAAGACGGAATATTTGAAACTATAATCAAAATACCTCAGAAAGATGTATAA
- a CDS encoding pitrilysin family protein, with amino-acid sequence MKKLLLAIGAIALLSTNVAYSQAKLVETVKKKGNELVIPYERYVLPNGLTLIIHEDHSDPIVHVDVTYHVGSAREEIGKSGFAHFFEHMMFQGSDNVADEQHFKIITEAGGTLNGTTNKDRTNYFETVPSNQLEKMLWLEADRMGFLLDAVTQKKFEVQRATVKNERGQNYDNRPYGLVGEVAAKNLYPYGHPYSWLTIGYIEDLNRVDVGDLKNFFLRWYGPNNAVLTVGGDVNKKDVVALVEKYFGSIPRGKEVNKMSLPAPVLEKDRYVSMTDNYAKLPMLRIVYPSVPNYHEDEAPLDCLAEILGQGKNSIFYKNFVKAQKAVAANVSNPCSELSGEFSIMVVPYPGQKLSDMKEMVKASLEEFEQRGVTDEDIEKFSTGMESSMINGLESVSGKVSSLASFYTFTGNANRIKDEVKRYSSVTKEDVMRVYNKYIKGKHALYVSATPKGQESNIAGADNYTVSEAGYKSPNYGYDGLKYVKAKDDFDRSKIPASGATPVVKVPDYWTANLPGGVEVIGTQTNEIPVVTILLHFKGGKMLDANDFSKVGLSSMFASMMDDDTKNYTAEEFSVALDKLGASIRVSSSLDGIEVSVRTLSKNLDKTIELLEEKLLNPVFTQEAFDREKKSTIQGIQNSATRPTYIASTVFSKMLYGDKNILGWPSSGTVETVSNIELADIQAYYKDYFSKNEAEVIVVGDVSKDRVLSKLQFLNKITNKQIDMPEIPAVESKKKPKLYFVNVPKAAQTQFRIGKVTNMKYDALGDYYKSNVLNYPLGGAFNSRLNLDLREDRGWTYGARSYFTGDKYTGTYQFSAGIKANVTDSAMMDIIKIMKEYKENSITSEELAFTKSSMTQSDARKYESGYQKAGFLSRILDYDLSADYPKEQMQILEGLSVQEISKMTKHFLPAIEEMDVVLVGDKETVWEGIQKLGYEVVELDKDGNKL; translated from the coding sequence ATGAAAAAATTACTTCTTGCTATAGGAGCTATAGCGTTGCTATCTACAAATGTAGCCTACAGTCAGGCTAAGCTGGTAGAAACCGTAAAGAAAAAAGGTAATGAGCTTGTGATACCATATGAGCGTTATGTATTGCCAAATGGTTTGACATTGATCATACATGAAGATCACTCTGATCCTATTGTGCATGTTGACGTTACGTATCACGTAGGTTCTGCAAGAGAAGAGATAGGGAAGTCGGGTTTTGCGCACTTTTTCGAGCACATGATGTTCCAAGGGTCGGATAACGTGGCTGATGAGCAACATTTTAAGATCATTACTGAAGCAGGAGGTACACTTAATGGTACTACCAATAAAGACAGAACAAACTATTTTGAAACAGTGCCTAGCAACCAGCTTGAAAAAATGTTGTGGCTTGAGGCAGATCGTATGGGCTTCTTATTAGATGCTGTTACACAGAAGAAATTTGAAGTGCAGAGAGCTACTGTAAAAAATGAGCGTGGCCAAAACTATGACAACCGTCCATATGGTTTAGTAGGTGAGGTAGCGGCTAAAAATCTATATCCATACGGTCACCCATATTCATGGTTGACTATTGGTTATATAGAAGATCTAAACAGAGTAGATGTTGGTGATCTTAAGAATTTCTTCCTTCGTTGGTATGGTCCAAACAATGCTGTGCTAACAGTAGGTGGTGATGTGAATAAGAAAGACGTTGTAGCACTTGTTGAGAAATACTTTGGTTCTATACCAAGAGGTAAGGAAGTAAATAAAATGTCTTTGCCTGCACCTGTATTGGAGAAAGATAGGTATGTTTCTATGACAGATAACTATGCTAAACTCCCAATGCTAAGAATTGTTTACCCAAGTGTGCCTAACTATCATGAAGATGAGGCGCCGTTAGATTGCTTAGCAGAAATATTAGGCCAAGGCAAAAACTCTATTTTCTATAAAAACTTTGTAAAGGCTCAAAAAGCTGTTGCTGCAAATGTGAGCAATCCTTGTAGTGAGCTTTCTGGTGAGTTTTCTATCATGGTAGTTCCTTATCCTGGTCAAAAACTATCAGACATGAAAGAGATGGTAAAAGCATCTTTAGAAGAGTTTGAACAAAGAGGCGTTACTGACGAGGATATTGAGAAATTTAGTACTGGCATGGAGTCTTCAATGATCAACGGTCTTGAAAGCGTTTCAGGTAAAGTATCATCATTAGCTTCTTTCTATACATTTACCGGTAATGCTAATAGAATAAAAGATGAGGTGAAGAGATACTCTAGCGTAACTAAGGAAGATGTAATGCGTGTATATAATAAATACATCAAAGGTAAGCATGCTTTATACGTAAGCGCTACACCTAAAGGGCAAGAGTCAAACATTGCAGGTGCTGACAATTACACTGTATCAGAAGCTGGATACAAGTCGCCAAACTATGGTTACGACGGGTTAAAGTATGTAAAAGCAAAAGATGATTTTGACAGAAGTAAAATTCCTGCAAGCGGAGCTACTCCTGTAGTAAAAGTTCCGGATTACTGGACTGCAAACCTTCCGGGTGGTGTTGAAGTAATAGGTACTCAGACAAATGAAATACCTGTAGTTACTATATTACTACATTTTAAAGGAGGTAAAATGTTAGATGCTAACGATTTCTCTAAAGTAGGTTTGTCTAGCATGTTTGCATCTATGATGGACGATGATACTAAAAACTATACTGCCGAAGAATTTAGCGTTGCGCTAGATAAATTAGGTGCTAGTATAAGAGTAAGTTCTTCTTTAGATGGTATCGAAGTAAGCGTAAGAACGTTAAGTAAAAATCTAGATAAAACAATAGAGCTTCTAGAGGAGAAGTTGTTGAATCCTGTTTTTACGCAAGAGGCATTTGATAGAGAGAAAAAGAGTACAATTCAAGGTATTCAAAACTCAGCTACAAGACCTACATATATAGCTAGTACTGTGTTTAGTAAAATGCTATATGGTGATAAGAACATATTAGGTTGGCCAAGTTCTGGTACTGTAGAAACAGTATCTAACATTGAATTGGCAGACATACAAGCATATTACAAAGATTACTTCTCTAAAAACGAAGCTGAAGTTATTGTTGTAGGAGATGTATCTAAAGATAGAGTTTTATCAAAGCTGCAGTTCTTGAATAAAATTACGAACAAGCAAATTGACATGCCTGAGATTCCGGCAGTAGAGTCTAAGAAGAAACCAAAATTATATTTTGTAAACGTTCCTAAAGCAGCACAAACTCAATTTAGAATTGGTAAGGTTACAAATATGAAATATGATGCACTTGGAGACTATTATAAGAGTAATGTATTGAACTACCCATTAGGTGGTGCATTCAATAGCCGTTTGAATCTTGACTTAAGAGAAGATAGAGGATGGACCTATGGTGCTAGAAGTTACTTCACTGGTGATAAATATACTGGTACTTATCAATTTAGTGCTGGTATAAAAGCTAACGTTACAGATAGTGCTATGATGGATATCATTAAGATAATGAAAGAGTACAAAGAGAATAGCATTACTTCGGAAGAGCTAGCATTTACAAAGAGTTCAATGACTCAGAGCGATGCTCGTAAATACGAGTCTGGATATCAAAAAGCAGGTTTCTTAAGCAGAATACTTGATTATGATCTATCTGCTGATTATCCTAAAGAGCAAATGCAGATCCTTGAAGGATTGTCTGTACAGGAGATATCTAAAATGACTAAGCACTTCCTACCTGCTATTGAGGAAATGGATGTGGTTTTAGTTGGAGATAAGGAAACAGTTTGGGAAGGCATACAAAAGTTAGGTTATGAAGTTGTAGAACTGGATAAAGACGGTAATAAACTATAA
- a CDS encoding aminotransferase class I/II-fold pyridoxal phosphate-dependent enzyme yields MQQTDYISVPYGQTVHGEEEIEAVVKVLRTSTQMGKHVREMEERVAKLYSKEYGIMVNSGSSALYLAAELMDYEKGSEIITPALTFSTTVAPQVKKGWVPVFIDVEEGTYNIDANKVEEMITPKTKAMIIPNLMGNLPNWKQLREIADKHNLFVLEDSADTLGAEVDNASSGRYTDMSTTSFYGSHIINCAGNGGMLCVNGEAFYNRGRLLRSWGRSSSLFVESEKIENRFNVEVDGIPYDAKFVFEEPGYNLEPSEMGAAFGIVQLDKLASNIDTRTANYTKMRKFFEQYEEYFVLPKQFPNSRTAWLAFAVTIKDTAPFVRRDLQIFLEKRNIMTRTVFTGNIMRQPGFKNVEYRCSKDGAPESDKVMRGGMLLACHHGLNDAQIAHVMDSVTEFMKSI; encoded by the coding sequence ATGCAACAGACAGATTATATAAGCGTGCCTTATGGCCAAACAGTACATGGTGAAGAGGAGATAGAAGCGGTTGTAAAAGTGTTGAGAACATCTACCCAAATGGGTAAGCATGTAAGGGAAATGGAGGAGCGTGTGGCTAAGCTGTATAGCAAGGAATATGGCATAATGGTCAACAGTGGTTCCTCTGCGTTGTATTTGGCAGCTGAGCTGATGGACTATGAAAAAGGTTCGGAAATAATTACACCTGCACTAACATTTTCTACAACTGTGGCACCACAAGTTAAAAAAGGGTGGGTGCCAGTATTTATAGATGTAGAGGAAGGGACTTATAATATAGATGCTAATAAAGTGGAAGAAATGATCACGCCAAAAACTAAGGCTATGATCATACCAAACCTTATGGGTAATTTACCTAACTGGAAACAACTAAGAGAGATAGCTGATAAGCATAACTTATTCGTTCTAGAAGACTCAGCTGATACTTTAGGAGCAGAGGTTGACAATGCTTCTTCAGGTAGATATACTGATATGAGTACTACAAGCTTTTATGGTTCTCATATTATCAACTGTGCAGGTAATGGTGGAATGCTTTGTGTAAATGGTGAGGCTTTTTATAATAGAGGAAGGCTATTAAGAAGTTGGGGTAGAAGTTCTTCTCTATTTGTAGAATCGGAGAAGATAGAAAATAGATTCAATGTAGAGGTTGATGGTATCCCTTACGATGCAAAATTTGTATTTGAAGAGCCTGGGTACAACCTTGAGCCGTCGGAAATGGGTGCTGCATTTGGTATTGTTCAGTTAGATAAATTAGCTAGCAATATAGATACTAGAACAGCTAACTACACCAAAATGAGGAAGTTCTTCGAGCAGTATGAAGAGTATTTCGTTTTGCCAAAACAGTTCCCAAATTCAAGAACAGCATGGTTAGCTTTTGCAGTTACCATAAAAGATACGGCTCCTTTTGTAAGAAGAGATCTGCAAATTTTCTTAGAGAAAAGAAATATAATGACACGTACTGTCTTTACTGGAAATATTATGAGACAGCCAGGTTTCAAGAATGTAGAATATCGTTGTAGTAAAGATGGCGCTCCAGAGTCAGACAAAGTAATGCGCGGTGGTATGTTGTTAGCATGTCATCATGGCCTTAACGATGCACAAATAGCACATGTTATGGATAGCGTTACAGAGTTTATGAAGAGTATATAA
- a CDS encoding TM2 domain-containing protein — MDQQKVDMYLMSNSKYFESHHLSSIRESLLQADDSKFMNIQAASLKDPTIMLVVSLLGGQLGIDRFMVGDVGLGVGKLLTCGGLGIWAIVDWFLIMGRAKEVNYNTIQAALL, encoded by the coding sequence ATGGATCAACAAAAAGTTGACATGTATTTGATGTCTAACAGCAAATACTTCGAAAGTCACCACCTAAGCTCAATTCGTGAATCACTTTTACAAGCAGATGATTCTAAATTCATGAACATTCAGGCAGCTAGCCTAAAAGACCCAACAATCATGTTAGTTGTATCATTACTAGGTGGTCAACTAGGCATCGACCGATTTATGGTTGGCGATGTAGGACTTGGTGTAGGTAAGCTACTAACTTGCGGCGGTTTGGGCATATGGGCCATAGTTGATTGGTTTTTGATCATGGGAAGAGCCAAAGAAGTAAATTATAATACTATTCAAGCTGCATTATTGTAG
- a CDS encoding DUF2752 domain-containing protein: MPLSTKGKRFYIFISLITIIGWGWLILQYYVPREGTVCLIKNVTGYPCPSCGTTRASVAVLHGDWQLAIHHNLLGFFAVAMLSILPIWLLKDLIGKRASLFKIYVTTEEALKRNKALLIILLLLISINWIWNLFKTI; this comes from the coding sequence ATGCCTCTTTCAACTAAAGGAAAGCGGTTTTATATTTTTATCAGCCTCATTACTATTATAGGATGGGGCTGGCTTATATTACAATACTACGTACCTAGAGAGGGAACAGTATGCCTCATAAAAAATGTTACCGGATACCCTTGCCCTTCTTGTGGCACTACAAGGGCTTCTGTAGCAGTGCTACACGGCGATTGGCAATTAGCAATCCATCACAACCTTTTAGGTTTTTTTGCGGTGGCAATGTTATCTATTTTGCCCATATGGCTACTAAAAGACCTTATTGGGAAGCGAGCTAGTCTATTTAAGATATATGTCACAACAGAAGAGGCCTTAAAAAGGAACAAAGCATTATTAATAATCCTATTACTATTAATATCAATCAATTGGATATGGAACCTATTCAAAACCATATAA